From the Saccharobesus litoralis genome, one window contains:
- a CDS encoding Ig-like domain-containing protein has product MNISNLRSTLNSIIGKQAFLKLSLIASLAISGLSQAADYPPNIDYGQQGDFVVKRGEQYGRTAILMPIGPIMINLPELPGSSLVNVEGANDLIDVARDSAWDLSDLTNPQLIRELREPRQVASMPIHAHATVIRVDEQRGPLLYGRGAGDLQFDPSGADSNSQLVRVDDFWRWNRTQPIYDPISYTHLTAPYYVRNYWNYDLDTSGAMAIRDTSRIVADFPADGVLGVSQRHGWLGEVLTHWDHLGTTSVTGFTTWLGNLVVVTSDQLSTGMAIYDVSGFKEGREPRLLSVYQPTLSEPDGNGGVNQIGIGGYWVESYGANKMVFSARARDAGPRRVNPGMFIVDFTDPTNPQLSCELYFDVDKTDQSDGDGSSDPMYVNFQDHYAYVDHFKVDMQACESAYVDKHISDAEFKQIVYKFDDIANQCDSSQYFRPLGQVGLFGGYDWWQTDDVNEQGMCFFVTDDEPDTNAPYVAGHRPLAGQSEYPIDGLIQIHIPETLRSETLNNAVQLTIAETGEAVNFRLQLSHTGILGVWPDEYLEPNTEYRVQVSGIADFMGNVMTPYEFSFTTDNGDLFKPTPGAIGGAPREVAPSYSGVPYFPNQSSQMACQPEAENKDLWVVNPDNDSVAIFSTSLDPNDYSKTHQLRREVKLNFEKPTSVSKVAGLFAVTHADDDKVVFYNEDGYPRFTIDTGHGSHPIASVADGDNLYVALYGSGEVAKLHVGRREISQRITVGPTPKAMALFADRLLVTRFISTMEHGEVYDIEIGDDMQLSQTITINKVLVRDDIVNGSGVPNYLSSIVINQDGTRAWITANKANVDRGLQRSGEPLDEDNTIRPMIAILDLTAGADANIDPTTTEGSIDLDNSADPSGITLLANPQIQAHTLRGNNNLILTNHERNSSAQITTGSAPQEMCTTLRTLYVKNYTDRTVSAIDVASYMHSNNLTPTIETLSTVTQEKLSDQELLGLQTFYFSSIPEMGREGYMTCASCHADGGHDGMTWDITALGEGLRNTLSLNGSSGTRFGNLHWSANFDEVQDFEIQMEQLNGGDGLIPDITFTQGMSPLSHITSGQSEQLDALAAYVNGLGKDRVARSPYREYSGQLSTAAQRGQQVFNQQGCADCHSGQAYRDGLSHDVGTIKASSGQRLNGTLTVIRTPSLIELWMSAPYFHDGSAATLQDVLSTGDHYVDISESERSDLIEYLHSIDRELYIDDE; this is encoded by the coding sequence ATGAATATTTCAAATCTAAGATCAACCCTAAACTCTATCATAGGCAAACAAGCATTTTTAAAACTCAGCCTAATCGCTAGCCTTGCCATTTCGGGCTTGAGCCAAGCAGCAGACTATCCACCGAATATCGATTACGGTCAGCAAGGTGATTTTGTTGTTAAACGTGGTGAGCAATATGGCCGCACGGCGATCTTAATGCCGATTGGCCCAATTATGATCAACTTACCGGAATTACCCGGCAGTAGTTTAGTTAACGTTGAAGGTGCCAATGATTTAATCGATGTAGCGCGCGATTCAGCGTGGGATTTATCGGATCTCACTAACCCACAGTTGATCCGTGAACTACGTGAACCACGCCAAGTCGCGTCCATGCCAATTCATGCTCATGCCACAGTGATCCGAGTTGATGAGCAGCGCGGGCCATTACTCTATGGCCGCGGTGCGGGTGATCTGCAATTTGACCCATCGGGGGCTGATTCAAATAGCCAGCTCGTCCGAGTCGATGATTTTTGGCGTTGGAATCGAACCCAACCTATTTATGATCCGATTAGCTATACCCATTTAACCGCGCCCTATTACGTGCGCAATTACTGGAACTACGATCTTGATACTTCAGGTGCCATGGCTATTCGAGATACCTCACGCATCGTTGCCGATTTTCCTGCAGATGGCGTGTTAGGTGTTAGTCAGCGCCATGGTTGGTTAGGTGAAGTGTTAACCCATTGGGATCATCTTGGTACAACTAGCGTAACAGGCTTTACCACTTGGTTGGGTAATTTAGTTGTGGTGACTTCGGATCAACTCTCGACCGGTATGGCGATCTATGATGTATCAGGCTTTAAAGAAGGTCGCGAACCACGTTTACTTAGTGTCTATCAACCTACCTTGTCTGAGCCTGATGGCAACGGTGGCGTTAACCAAATCGGTATAGGTGGTTACTGGGTAGAATCTTACGGCGCTAATAAAATGGTATTCTCGGCACGCGCTCGTGATGCTGGGCCACGCCGAGTTAATCCGGGCATGTTTATTGTCGATTTTACCGATCCAACCAATCCACAACTAAGTTGTGAATTGTACTTCGATGTCGATAAAACCGACCAAAGTGATGGCGACGGTTCGAGTGATCCTATGTATGTTAACTTCCAAGATCACTATGCCTATGTCGATCATTTCAAAGTGGATATGCAAGCTTGCGAATCTGCTTATGTCGATAAACATATCTCGGATGCCGAATTCAAACAGATCGTTTACAAGTTTGACGATATCGCGAATCAATGTGATTCCAGCCAATACTTCCGACCATTAGGCCAAGTTGGCTTATTTGGTGGTTATGATTGGTGGCAAACCGATGATGTTAATGAACAAGGTATGTGCTTTTTTGTAACCGACGATGAGCCTGACACTAATGCACCTTATGTTGCGGGACACAGACCACTAGCTGGGCAAAGTGAATACCCAATTGATGGCCTGATCCAAATTCATATCCCAGAAACATTGCGTAGTGAAACCTTAAACAATGCTGTGCAGCTAACTATCGCTGAAACTGGCGAAGCGGTTAACTTCCGTTTGCAATTGTCGCATACCGGAATATTAGGTGTTTGGCCTGATGAATATCTTGAGCCGAATACCGAATACCGAGTACAGGTTTCTGGCATTGCTGATTTTATGGGCAATGTGATGACGCCGTATGAGTTCAGTTTTACTACCGATAACGGCGACTTATTTAAACCAACGCCAGGAGCAATTGGTGGAGCGCCAAGAGAAGTCGCGCCGTCATACTCAGGTGTTCCTTATTTTCCGAATCAGTCGAGCCAAATGGCCTGTCAGCCCGAAGCGGAAAATAAAGACTTATGGGTAGTTAACCCAGATAACGACAGTGTCGCGATATTCTCAACAAGTTTAGACCCGAATGACTACAGCAAAACTCACCAACTGCGCCGCGAAGTTAAACTTAACTTTGAAAAGCCAACTTCAGTTAGCAAGGTTGCTGGTTTATTTGCTGTTACCCATGCCGATGATGACAAGGTAGTGTTTTATAACGAAGATGGTTATCCTCGCTTTACCATAGATACCGGCCACGGCAGCCATCCCATAGCTTCAGTAGCTGATGGTGATAACTTGTATGTTGCCTTATATGGCAGTGGTGAAGTGGCTAAGCTGCATGTTGGTCGGCGGGAAATATCACAACGAATAACCGTTGGCCCAACACCAAAAGCCATGGCGCTATTTGCCGATCGCTTGTTAGTCACACGCTTTATTTCGACCATGGAACATGGCGAGGTGTATGACATTGAAATTGGTGATGACATGCAGCTAAGCCAAACCATTACCATTAATAAAGTCTTGGTCAGAGACGATATTGTCAATGGCTCGGGTGTACCTAACTACCTATCTAGCATAGTTATCAATCAAGACGGCACACGCGCTTGGATCACTGCCAATAAAGCCAATGTCGATCGCGGTTTACAACGCAGTGGCGAGCCACTTGATGAAGACAATACGATCAGACCTATGATCGCCATTCTCGACTTAACCGCAGGCGCGGATGCCAATATTGATCCGACTACGACGGAAGGCAGTATCGATTTGGATAACAGCGCCGATCCTTCAGGTATTACCTTGTTAGCCAATCCACAGATCCAAGCCCATACTTTGCGTGGTAACAACAATCTGATTTTAACTAATCATGAACGTAACAGTTCAGCGCAGATCACCACAGGTTCAGCGCCTCAAGAAATGTGTACCACTTTGCGTACCCTCTATGTGAAAAACTATACGGATCGCACGGTCAGTGCTATTGATGTTGCCAGCTATATGCACAGCAATAACCTAACTCCAACGATAGAAACTTTATCGACAGTGACCCAAGAAAAGCTATCAGACCAAGAGCTACTCGGCTTACAAACTTTCTACTTTTCGAGCATTCCAGAAATGGGGCGTGAAGGTTATATGACTTGTGCTTCATGCCACGCTGATGGTGGTCATGATGGTATGACTTGGGATATCACAGCCCTAGGTGAAGGTTTGCGTAACACCTTATCGTTAAATGGTAGCAGTGGTACGCGGTTTGGTAACTTACACTGGTCGGCTAACTTTGATGAAGTACAAGACTTTGAGATCCAAATGGAACAACTTAATGGTGGCGATGGCTTAATTCCAGACATTACCTTTACGCAAGGCATGTCACCATTAAGCCATATCACCAGTGGTCAATCTGAACAGTTAGATGCATTGGCGGCATACGTAAATGGCTTGGGTAAAGACAGAGTCGCCCGCTCGCCATACCGTGAGTATTCTGGTCAGCTAAGTACTGCTGCCCAGCGTGGTCAGCAAGTGTTTAATCAGCAAGGTTGTGCCGATTGTCATAGTGGCCAAGCGTATCGTGATGGTCTAAGTCATGATGTTGGCACCATCAAAGCTAGTTCAGGTCAGCGATTAAACGGTACATTAACTGTCATCCGTACGCCAAGCTTGATCGAACTCTGGATGAGCGCGCCGTATTTCCATGATGGTAGTGCAGCAACGTTGCAAGATGTATTAAGCACTGGTGATCATTATGTCGATATCAGCGAAAGTGAGCGCAGCGATTTAATCGAATATCTACACTCAATTGACCGCGAGCTATATATTGATGATGAGTAG